A single genomic interval of Shewanella halotolerans harbors:
- a CDS encoding PTS transporter subunit EIIC produces MVNPMGPTHQRPRGRLSRISRQWFKFAQRLSQALLLPIAILPAAGVMIGLATNPIPFISADLATLMWTVGNLVFSMMPMLFAVTIAIGFCRDQGIAAFSAVFGYGVFFSSLSALAKIYHLPTEMILGQATIDTGIAGGMMVGAFTCLAVKHSERIRLPAVFSFFEGRRSAPLLMLPMAILLAYLFLLLWPLLSIWIEQISNWAVYQEPASAFAVYGMVERLLIPLGLHHIWNAPFYLEMGQYFNGDEWVRGEVARYLAGDPQAGNLAGGYLIKMWGLPAAALAIWRCADKHERNRVAGIMLSAATACWLTGVTEPIEFAFMFVAPLLFILHALMTGIAYAVTISLDIHHSVVFSHGLVDFSLLLGQSRNVEWFLILGPITAVIYYLVFRGAILAFNLKTPGRMEAGSGQRAGLISMITALGGQDNINELTACLTRLRISVKHAELVDKPQLNKLGAKGVVLVGNGVQLVYGTKAESIRRLLQRYLDRHKS; encoded by the coding sequence ATGGTTAACCCAATGGGCCCAACTCATCAACGACCACGCGGCCGACTGAGCCGGATCAGTCGTCAATGGTTTAAGTTTGCCCAGCGGCTGAGCCAGGCCCTGCTGCTGCCTATTGCCATCTTGCCCGCGGCCGGGGTGATGATTGGCCTGGCGACCAATCCCATTCCTTTTATTTCGGCGGATCTCGCCACACTCATGTGGACCGTGGGTAACCTGGTTTTCTCCATGATGCCCATGCTGTTTGCGGTCACCATCGCCATAGGTTTCTGTCGAGATCAGGGGATCGCCGCCTTCAGTGCGGTCTTCGGCTATGGGGTCTTCTTCTCTAGCCTATCGGCGCTGGCGAAGATCTATCATTTGCCGACCGAGATGATCTTGGGGCAGGCCACCATAGACACAGGCATTGCCGGTGGCATGATGGTAGGCGCCTTTACCTGTCTGGCGGTTAAGCACAGCGAGCGTATACGCCTGCCGGCGGTATTTTCCTTCTTCGAAGGGCGCCGCTCGGCGCCACTATTAATGCTGCCAATGGCCATCTTGCTGGCCTACCTGTTTCTGCTCCTGTGGCCTTTGCTATCCATATGGATCGAGCAGATCTCTAACTGGGCCGTCTATCAGGAGCCCGCCTCGGCCTTTGCCGTATATGGCATGGTGGAACGCTTACTGATCCCGCTTGGGCTGCATCATATCTGGAATGCGCCCTTTTACCTTGAGATGGGGCAGTATTTCAATGGCGATGAATGGGTCAGAGGCGAAGTGGCCCGCTATCTGGCCGGCGACCCACAGGCAGGTAATCTGGCTGGTGGTTATCTAATAAAGATGTGGGGCCTGCCGGCGGCCGCGCTGGCTATCTGGCGCTGCGCCGATAAACATGAGCGTAACCGGGTCGCCGGGATTATGCTGTCGGCGGCTACAGCCTGTTGGCTGACCGGGGTCACCGAGCCCATCGAATTTGCCTTCATGTTTGTTGCCCCGCTGCTGTTTATTCTGCATGCCCTGATGACGGGGATCGCCTATGCAGTGACGATTTCACTCGATATCCACCATAGCGTAGTGTTTTCCCATGGCTTAGTCGATTTCAGTCTATTGCTGGGACAGTCCAGAAATGTAGAATGGTTTTTGATCCTTGGCCCCATCACGGCGGTTATCTATTATCTGGTGTTTCGCGGCGCCATCTTGGCGTTTAACCTCAAGACGCCGGGACGCATGGAGGCGGGCAGCGGCCAGCGGGCCGGGCTGATCTCTATGATCACCGCGTTGGGCGGACAGGATAATATCAATGAGTTAACCGCCTGCCTGACGCGACTGCGTATCAGCGTGAAACATGCCGAGCTGGTGGATAAGCCCCAGCTCAACAAGCTGGGCGCCAAGGGCGTGGTATTGGTTGGCAACGGGGTTCAGTTGGTTTATGGCACGAAAGCGGAGAGTATCAGGCGCTTATTGCAGCGCTATCTAGATAGGCACAAATCGTGA
- the purU gene encoding formyltetrahydrofolate deformylase, producing MQQRVLITDCADAPGLITKITGVCYAHGLNIVKNSEFVDNAQGRFFMRTELEGVFDEAKFLADIDEVLPEQRHRKLVVKGKKRVVVMVTKEAHCLGDILMKAYYGGLDVEIAAIVGNYDTLKPLADKFEVPFYCVSHEGKTRHEHEQEMLAVIAQHDPDYLVLAKFMRVLTPEFVEQYPNRIINIHHSFLPAFIGASPYRQAWERGVKIIGATAHFVNNCLDEGPIIKQDVIPVDHSYSAEELARCGRDVEKSVLSKALQLVLQEEVIVYGNKTVVF from the coding sequence ATGCAACAGAGAGTATTAATCACAGATTGTGCCGACGCACCAGGACTTATCACTAAGATCACGGGTGTCTGTTATGCCCACGGGCTCAATATCGTTAAGAACAGTGAATTTGTCGACAATGCTCAGGGGCGATTCTTCATGCGCACCGAGTTGGAAGGGGTATTCGATGAGGCAAAGTTCTTGGCCGATATTGATGAGGTACTGCCTGAGCAGCGTCATCGTAAGCTGGTGGTCAAGGGCAAGAAGCGCGTAGTGGTGATGGTGACCAAGGAGGCCCATTGCCTTGGGGATATCCTGATGAAAGCCTATTATGGTGGCCTGGATGTGGAGATCGCCGCTATCGTTGGTAACTACGACACGCTCAAGCCGCTGGCCGATAAGTTTGAGGTGCCTTTCTATTGTGTCTCTCATGAGGGTAAGACGCGCCATGAGCATGAGCAGGAGATGTTAGCCGTGATTGCGCAACATGACCCTGATTATCTTGTGCTGGCGAAATTTATGCGGGTGCTGACCCCAGAGTTTGTTGAGCAATATCCCAACCGTATCATCAATATCCATCACTCGTTTTTGCCAGCCTTCATCGGCGCCTCGCCCTATCGTCAGGCGTGGGAGCGTGGGGTGAAGATCATTGGCGCCACAGCCCACTTTGTAAACAACTGCCTAGATGAAGGGCCAATTATCAAGCAAGATGTGATCCCTGTGGATCACAGTTACAGCGCCGAGGAGCTGGCTAGGTGTGGCCGGGATGTGGAGAAGAGTGTGCTGAGTAAGGCGTTGCAATTGGTGTTGCAGGAAGAGGTGATCGTCTACGGTAATAAGACTGTGGTCTTCTAG
- a CDS encoding flavodoxin, protein MRKVNLVYGTVYGNAQFVAETLQEELMAKDIQVTLMTPETLNGFVPPEDELLLVVTSTTGQGDLPDDICPWFETLRGEAPYLPKLEYGVVALGDSSYETFCFAGIRFDELLTELGGTRIGELLKIDACETMEPEVEAKAWLTQWAQLINDHAAD, encoded by the coding sequence ATGAGAAAAGTGAATCTGGTATATGGAACTGTCTATGGCAATGCACAGTTTGTTGCCGAGACCCTGCAAGAAGAGCTGATGGCCAAAGATATCCAGGTCACTCTGATGACGCCTGAGACCCTCAACGGCTTCGTACCGCCCGAGGATGAGTTGCTGCTGGTGGTTACCTCTACCACGGGGCAGGGCGATCTGCCCGATGATATCTGCCCCTGGTTTGAGACCCTCAGAGGTGAGGCGCCTTACCTGCCAAAATTGGAATATGGTGTCGTGGCGTTGGGGGACTCGAGCTACGAGACCTTCTGTTTTGCCGGTATACGTTTCGATGAGTTGTTAACTGAGCTTGGCGGCACGCGCATAGGCGAACTGCTGAAGATAGATGCCTGTGAGACGATGGAGCCGGAAGTAGAAGCGAAAGCATGGTTAACCCAATGGGCCCAACTCATCAACGACCACGCGGCCGACTGA